The Apibacter raozihei genome contains a region encoding:
- a CDS encoding LytR/AlgR family response regulator transcription factor translates to MAENKITCIIVDDEPMALNLIESYVIKTPFFELKGKFSNAIDALAFLNKEKINLLFLDIQMPELTGMELAETLTDDSRVVFTTAFDQYALDGYKVKALDYLLKPFDYKEFLLAANKAKEWFSLLNQHSLMPQITPVSTTSYFFIRSEYKQIKIIFDTILYIEGLKDYVKIWLVNEPKPILTLMSLKKLEEELPKNNFMRIHRSFIIALDKIQSVEKNQVVINQQHITISDQYKDNFQQFLQTNSAN, encoded by the coding sequence ATGGCTGAAAACAAAATTACCTGTATTATCGTTGATGACGAACCTATGGCTTTAAATCTTATTGAAAGTTATGTTATCAAAACCCCGTTTTTTGAATTAAAAGGCAAATTTTCAAATGCTATTGATGCATTAGCTTTTCTTAATAAGGAAAAAATTAATTTATTATTTCTGGATATACAAATGCCGGAACTTACAGGCATGGAACTTGCCGAAACTCTTACGGATGATAGCCGGGTTGTATTTACTACTGCTTTCGATCAGTATGCTTTGGACGGTTATAAAGTTAAGGCCCTTGACTATTTGCTTAAACCTTTTGATTATAAAGAATTTTTATTAGCTGCCAATAAAGCAAAGGAATGGTTTTCTTTGTTAAATCAACATTCCCTTATGCCACAGATTACTCCAGTTTCTACTACTTCTTACTTTTTTATTCGTTCAGAATATAAACAAATAAAAATAATTTTTGATACCATTTTATATATTGAAGGTTTGAAAGATTACGTTAAAATATGGTTGGTTAATGAGCCTAAGCCCATTCTTACCTTAATGAGCTTAAAAAAACTTGAAGAAGAGCTTCCTAAAAATAACTTCATGCGAATTCATAGATCATTTATTATTGCTTTAGATAAAATACAATCGGTAGAAAAAAATCAAGTAGTCATAAATCAACAGCATATAACCATATCTGATCAATATAAAGATAACTTTCAACAGTTTTTACAAACCAATTCCGCTAACTAA
- a CDS encoding sensor histidine kinase, which produces MNSTKYFYNKYLIILLHIGVWGLLFISPYLFISGQTSLSNITEHSWIPLLFYIIIFYLNYLLLIKKFIFTKKIFLFILINIIVIGLFVWIKHEYILKMFVDNRPKFSHPIRPSRSFFIYIDSLSMIIPIAFVVALKIGERWLKTEAEKKEIENIKLHSELEHLKYQIQPHFFFNSLNNIYSLVDIAPEKAKETLHSLSKLMRYLLYESNSDKVQLNKEIDFMNKYIELMKLRLTDKTHVHSFLPKVDNSITVPPLLFISIIENAFKHGVSATQESEIDFQMEVNKNVIRFVSKNKNFPKTNSDKSGSGIGMENLNKRLDLLYPNEYIYTSKIIQDQYIVILEFKLN; this is translated from the coding sequence ATGAATAGTACCAAATATTTTTATAATAAATACTTAATTATACTTTTACATATAGGTGTATGGGGATTGTTATTCATTTCCCCGTATCTATTTATTTCCGGGCAAACCAGTCTATCCAATATTACGGAACATTCCTGGATTCCTTTATTATTTTACATCATCATATTTTATCTGAATTATTTGTTATTGATAAAGAAATTTATATTCACAAAGAAAATTTTCCTTTTTATTTTAATAAATATTATTGTTATTGGACTGTTTGTGTGGATAAAACATGAATATATTCTTAAAATGTTTGTGGATAACCGTCCGAAATTTTCTCATCCTATAAGACCTTCCCGATCTTTTTTCATATATATTGACAGCCTTTCCATGATTATTCCTATTGCTTTTGTTGTCGCTTTAAAAATTGGTGAAAGATGGCTGAAAACCGAAGCTGAAAAAAAGGAAATTGAAAATATAAAGTTACATTCTGAACTGGAACATTTAAAATATCAAATACAGCCACATTTCTTCTTTAATTCGTTAAACAATATATATTCTCTGGTGGACATAGCTCCGGAAAAAGCAAAAGAAACCTTACACAGTCTTAGTAAACTAATGAGGTATCTTTTATATGAATCAAATTCAGATAAAGTTCAGTTAAACAAAGAAATTGACTTTATGAATAAGTATATTGAATTAATGAAGCTCAGACTAACCGATAAAACACATGTACATTCTTTTCTACCTAAAGTAGATAATTCAATTACAGTGCCTCCTTTACTATTTATTTCTATCATTGAAAATGCTTTTAAGCATGGCGTTTCAGCTACACAGGAATCTGAAATTGATTTTCAGATGGAAGTAAATAAAAATGTAATCCGTTTTGTATCAAAAAATAAAAATTTCCCTAAAACTAATTCTGATAAAAGTGGTTCGGGAATTGGAATGGAAAATCTTAATAAAAGACTTGATTTATTGTATCCAAATGAATACATTTATACATCAAAAATTATCCAGGATCAATATATTGTAATTCTGGAATTTAAATTAAATTAA
- a CDS encoding Mrp/NBP35 family ATP-binding protein, with the protein MISKEEIKSFLKEIEVDDLVRNIQIMGSTVMIDMLSHSPAMHEKKRMEVAMHTAFEEKFGKEIQLKLNILVEVPEKETSKGKSIPGVKNIIAIASGKGGVGKSTIASNLAVSLQKMGFKVGLLDADIYGPSVPVMFDVVDEKPLSENNKIIPVESYGVKLLSLGFFAGSNQAVVWRGAMASKAIHQLLHDADWGELDFLLIDLPPGTGDIHLSIVQEVPVTGSVIVSTPQHVALADVKKGVAMFQMPEINVPVLGLVENMAYFTPKELPENKYYIFGKKGVQKLAETLDVPLLGEVPIVQSIREASDYGRPAALQEDEFISDIYRNISKNMIQSLVNRNESLPPTEAVRITTMAGCSTK; encoded by the coding sequence ATGATTAGTAAAGAAGAAATTAAAAGCTTTTTAAAAGAGATAGAGGTTGATGACCTGGTAAGAAATATACAAATTATGGGAAGTACTGTTATGATTGACATGCTTTCCCACTCTCCGGCTATGCATGAAAAGAAAAGAATGGAGGTTGCCATGCATACTGCTTTTGAAGAGAAATTCGGAAAAGAAATACAGTTAAAATTAAATATACTGGTTGAAGTACCTGAAAAAGAGACGTCTAAAGGAAAATCGATTCCCGGTGTAAAAAATATTATTGCCATAGCTTCCGGTAAAGGAGGTGTTGGAAAGTCTACTATAGCTTCTAATCTGGCAGTTTCTTTACAAAAAATGGGATTCAAAGTAGGTTTGCTGGATGCTGATATCTACGGTCCTTCAGTACCTGTAATGTTCGATGTGGTTGATGAAAAACCTTTATCTGAAAATAATAAAATTATTCCTGTTGAAAGTTACGGTGTGAAGTTACTTTCATTAGGTTTTTTTGCGGGATCCAATCAGGCAGTAGTTTGGCGTGGTGCCATGGCTTCCAAAGCTATTCATCAGCTATTACACGATGCTGATTGGGGTGAACTTGATTTCCTTCTCATTGATTTACCTCCGGGTACGGGTGACATACATTTATCTATTGTACAGGAAGTTCCTGTTACAGGTTCTGTCATTGTAAGTACTCCTCAACATGTTGCACTTGCTGATGTTAAAAAAGGGGTTGCTATGTTCCAAATGCCTGAAATCAATGTTCCCGTATTGGGATTAGTTGAAAATATGGCATATTTTACTCCTAAAGAACTTCCGGAAAATAAATATTATATATTCGGTAAAAAAGGAGTTCAGAAACTGGCTGAAACTTTAGACGTTCCATTGTTAGGGGAAGTACCTATTGTACAATCTATCAGAGAAGCTTCTGATTACGGGCGTCCTGCTGCTTTGCAGGAAGATGAGTTTATTTCCGATATTTACCGAAACATTTCTAAAAATATGATCCAAAGTCTGGTTAACAGAAACGAGTCACTTCCACCTACTGAAGCTGTACGAATTACTACCATGGCAGGATGTTCAACCAAATAA
- a CDS encoding phage holin family protein, translating into MVGIIKKYVNKRIELLKIELTETISSMISILIYIFIVLTLAMMFLILFSLAIGFLIGALLNNWGLGILIFSLVYLLAFIILIFNYNKIRKYIMHKIIEIQLNAKDEEEDDQD; encoded by the coding sequence ATGGTTGGCATTATAAAAAAATACGTCAATAAAAGAATTGAGCTGTTGAAGATTGAATTAACAGAGACAATTTCCAGTATGATAAGTATTCTTATCTATATTTTTATTGTACTTACACTGGCTATGATGTTTTTAATTCTATTTAGTCTTGCCATCGGATTTCTTATAGGAGCATTACTAAACAACTGGGGATTAGGCATCCTTATTTTTTCACTGGTATATTTGTTGGCTTTTATTATACTTATTTTTAATTATAATAAAATCAGAAAATATATAATGCACAAAATTATTGAAATACAACTAAATGCAAAAGATGAAGAAGAAGATGACCAAGACTAA
- a CDS encoding HU family DNA-binding protein, protein MNKSELIDAIAADAEITKAAAKKALDSFLANVTTSLKKGDKVTLVGFGTFSVSNRSAREGINPQTKAKIKIPAKKVAKFKAGAELSSAVN, encoded by the coding sequence ATGAACAAATCAGAATTAATCGATGCAATTGCAGCTGACGCTGAAATCACAAAAGCAGCAGCAAAAAAAGCTTTAGACTCTTTTTTAGCTAACGTTACAACATCTTTAAAAAAAGGTGATAAAGTAACTCTAGTTGGATTTGGAACTTTCTCTGTATCTAACAGAAGTGCAAGAGAAGGTATCAATCCTCAAACTAAAGCTAAAATCAAAATCCCTGCTAAAAAAGTAGCTAAATTCAAAGCAGGAGCTGAATTGTCATCTGCTGTAAACTAA
- a CDS encoding ABC transporter ATP-binding protein — translation MSKPIIHIENLKREFKMGTETVKALKGIDLTVNEGEFITIMGSSGSGKSTLLNILGCLDQPSDGIYELDGVRVKNLSKDELAKIRNEKIGFVFQAYNLLARTTCVDNAELPLMYNPNVSSEERKNRAISALKKVGLGERLQHVPSQLSGGQQQRVAIARALVNEPVILLADEATGNLDTRTSYEVMALFQELNRNGITIAFVTHEPDIAQFSHRTITLKDGHIVKDEKVTNPLSAAEELANLPVEN, via the coding sequence ATGAGTAAACCTATTATACATATAGAGAATTTGAAACGGGAATTTAAAATGGGAACTGAAACGGTTAAAGCCCTAAAAGGAATAGACCTGACCGTAAATGAAGGTGAATTTATAACCATAATGGGTTCCAGCGGTTCAGGAAAATCGACACTTTTAAATATATTGGGATGTTTGGATCAACCCTCAGATGGTATTTATGAGCTAGACGGAGTACGAGTGAAAAATCTGAGTAAAGATGAGTTAGCGAAAATAAGAAATGAAAAAATTGGTTTTGTTTTCCAGGCTTATAACTTATTGGCAAGAACTACCTGTGTAGATAATGCTGAATTACCACTTATGTACAATCCGAATGTTTCGTCGGAAGAAAGAAAAAACAGAGCTATATCTGCATTGAAAAAAGTAGGTTTGGGAGAACGTTTACAACATGTTCCCAGTCAATTATCTGGAGGTCAACAGCAAAGGGTAGCCATAGCCAGAGCTTTGGTAAATGAACCGGTAATTTTATTAGCAGATGAGGCGACTGGAAATCTGGACACCCGGACTTCCTATGAGGTAATGGCATTATTTCAGGAACTGAACCGAAACGGAATAACTATAGCTTTTGTTACCCATGAACCGGATATTGCTCAATTCAGTCATAGAACTATTACTTTAAAAGACGGACACATAGTTAAAGATGAAAAGGTAACAAATCCACTTAGTGCCGCTGAAGAATTAGCTAATTTACCTGTAGAAAATTAA
- a CDS encoding ABC transporter permease, giving the protein MNLNNLFKISFRAILLNKMRTLLTMLGIIIGVASVIAMLAIGEGSKRSIQDNLSSMGSNIITIRPGAGRQGGVRMDMSSSQTLTLKDMNYLKNKATLITDISPVVNGNGQSINGSNNWPTSIYGVSPDYLDIRNLDIKDGSMFTQDEVNTYAKVCVIGKTIVDNLFPNGEDPIGKIIRFNKIPFKIIGVLSEKGENTFGQDQDDIILAPYTAVQKRVLAITYLNSIVASAVSEDKAEDAVTELTELMRQSHSLRENDEDNFNTFSQQEIISTMSSTSEMLTILLVAIASISLVVGGIGIMNIMYVSVKERTREIGLRMAVGARGKDILMQFLIEAILISFTGGAFGVLIGLTSTYFISTFVGWPVSVTFYSILISFVVCTITGVFFGWYPAKKASDLDPIDALRYE; this is encoded by the coding sequence ATGAATTTAAACAATTTATTTAAAATATCATTTAGAGCTATCCTCTTAAATAAAATGAGGACTTTGCTAACCATGCTGGGAATTATCATCGGAGTAGCATCTGTTATTGCAATGTTAGCCATTGGAGAAGGATCTAAAAGAAGTATTCAAGATAACTTATCCAGCATGGGGTCAAATATTATTACTATCCGTCCAGGAGCTGGAAGACAAGGTGGTGTACGGATGGATATGAGTTCATCTCAGACGCTGACTTTAAAAGACATGAATTATCTAAAAAATAAGGCTACCCTTATTACAGATATATCCCCGGTCGTTAATGGTAATGGACAGTCTATTAATGGTTCTAACAACTGGCCTACTTCTATTTACGGAGTATCTCCAGATTATCTTGATATTCGAAATCTTGATATTAAGGATGGAAGTATGTTTACCCAAGATGAAGTAAATACATATGCTAAAGTTTGTGTTATAGGTAAAACCATTGTAGATAATCTTTTTCCCAACGGTGAAGATCCGATTGGTAAAATTATACGTTTTAATAAAATTCCTTTTAAAATCATTGGTGTATTAAGCGAAAAAGGAGAAAATACATTCGGGCAGGATCAGGATGATATCATTCTGGCTCCCTATACCGCAGTTCAAAAAAGAGTTCTTGCCATTACCTATCTTAATTCTATAGTTGCTTCCGCAGTAAGTGAAGATAAAGCAGAAGATGCTGTAACCGAATTAACTGAATTGATGAGACAATCTCATAGTCTACGCGAGAATGATGAAGATAATTTTAATACTTTTTCACAACAGGAAATTATATCCACTATGAGTTCCACTAGTGAAATGCTAACGATTTTACTTGTGGCTATAGCCAGTATTTCACTGGTAGTTGGAGGAATTGGAATCATGAATATCATGTACGTTTCTGTAAAGGAAAGAACCCGGGAAATAGGTTTGCGTATGGCTGTGGGGGCCCGTGGTAAAGATATTCTTATGCAGTTTTTGATTGAGGCTATCCTGATTAGTTTTACTGGCGGAGCTTTCGGTGTATTGATAGGTCTGACTTCTACTTATTTTATAAGTACCTTTGTCGGATGGCCGGTAAGTGTAACTTTTTATTCCATTCTTATTTCATTTGTAGTATGTACAATTACCGGAGTATTTTTTGGCTGGTATCCTGCCAAAAAAGCATCCGATCTGGATCCAATAGATGCTTTACGTTATGAATAG
- a CDS encoding TolC family protein has protein sequence MKRRLILIMSLYFASLSIFYAQNKSLPSVWNLEQCLQYAVSNNITVKKAELSKNTSELNYKQSKNNRLPSLSANLSGSMTNGTSIDPITGSFQDEFYTSSNASINSNITLYNGSKVNNTIIQNKLLVSQNDLYVQQAANNIILSITEAYVQALYYQEGIEIAKNSAKSTEELLKQGEVKFKNGALSRSELADLESQNATNQYNIVTAQTQYSQQILVLKQLLELEPEDDFQIEIPHSSDVGNYLIPDKQSIYSKAIDKLPDTKIYDVAKEINEKDLDIAKAGFLPTVSLSAGLSTGFSSTRENINFGRQLDGNKSEQLSLSVSIPIFSKFQNKTNIALAKIKIQESELDKLQANKDLYKKVETAWLNAVTNQNENVASKTLRDTSRLSYDLAIKKYEFGGSTTTDLLVSQTNYLNAEQKYLQTKYMGILYQQLLQYYQGNPIKIQ, from the coding sequence ATGAAAAGAAGATTAATACTAATTATGAGCTTATATTTTGCTTCTTTAAGCATATTTTATGCTCAAAATAAATCCTTGCCTTCCGTTTGGAACCTGGAACAGTGTCTTCAATATGCAGTCAGTAATAATATAACTGTAAAAAAAGCAGAACTATCCAAAAATACATCGGAACTGAATTACAAGCAATCTAAAAATAACCGATTGCCAAGTCTGAGTGCCAATCTAAGCGGCTCTATGACCAATGGAACTAGTATAGACCCTATTACCGGATCGTTTCAGGATGAGTTTTATACTTCTTCCAATGCCAGTATAAACTCCAACATTACATTATATAATGGAAGCAAGGTGAACAATACCATTATTCAGAACAAATTATTGGTTTCACAAAATGATCTGTATGTTCAACAGGCTGCCAACAATATAATATTAAGCATTACTGAAGCTTATGTACAGGCATTATACTACCAGGAAGGTATTGAAATAGCTAAAAATTCGGCAAAATCCACTGAAGAGCTATTAAAACAGGGAGAAGTTAAATTTAAAAACGGGGCTTTATCAAGAAGCGAGCTTGCAGATCTGGAATCTCAGAATGCAACAAACCAATATAACATTGTCACAGCCCAAACGCAATACAGTCAGCAGATACTGGTATTAAAACAACTTCTGGAGTTGGAACCTGAGGATGACTTTCAAATTGAAATACCCCACTCTTCTGATGTAGGTAATTATCTGATACCTGATAAACAATCCATTTACAGTAAGGCAATTGATAAACTTCCGGATACTAAAATATATGATGTGGCTAAAGAAATCAATGAAAAAGATTTGGACATAGCTAAAGCAGGTTTTCTTCCTACAGTAAGCCTATCCGCAGGATTAAGCACCGGTTTTTCAAGTACCCGTGAAAATATAAATTTTGGAAGACAACTAGATGGAAATAAAAGTGAACAGCTATCTTTGTCCGTAAGCATTCCTATATTTTCCAAATTCCAGAATAAAACAAATATAGCGTTGGCTAAAATCAAAATTCAGGAAAGTGAACTTGATAAATTACAGGCCAATAAAGACTTGTATAAAAAAGTGGAAACTGCATGGCTTAATGCGGTAACTAACCAAAACGAAAATGTTGCCTCAAAAACTTTACGGGACACATCAAGGCTTTCGTACGACCTTGCCATAAAAAAATATGAATTTGGTGGTTCTACAACTACTGATCTTCTCGTAAGCCAAACCAATTATTTAAATGCAGAACAAAAATATTTACAAACCAAATATATGGGTATTTTATACCAACAATTATTACAGTACTATCAAGGAAATCCAATAAAAATTCAATAA
- a CDS encoding YtxH domain-containing protein yields the protein MGSKNTQNVLAGMILGAAAGLLAGVLMAPDKGRNTRKKIKRKAEDLSDNFKDTYSKYKEDLKDGYEKYKKDFQKKKEEVVDNLTSEYNDLTKK from the coding sequence ATGGGAAGTAAAAATACTCAAAATGTTTTGGCCGGTATGATATTAGGGGCTGCCGCAGGTCTTTTAGCCGGAGTTCTTATGGCACCGGATAAAGGTAGAAATACCAGAAAAAAAATTAAAAGAAAAGCCGAAGATTTAAGCGATAACTTTAAAGATACGTATTCCAAATATAAAGAAGATTTAAAAGATGGTTACGAGAAATACAAAAAAGATTTCCAAAAAAAGAAAGAAGAAGTTGTAGATAACCTAACCAGTGAGTACAACGACTTAACCAAAAAATAA
- a CDS encoding efflux RND transporter periplasmic adaptor subunit, whose product MKTNKTKIIIFTLILLAGIFIIYKFFFAKDSSPVVVETVKINKGDVITSVTATGTINPVNEVTVGTQVSGIIEKIYVDYNSQVTKGQLLAELDKTNLMATLTDAQSSYSSAINQLNYQQQNYNRQKNMYNAQVISKSDYETAQYSLTNAREAVTQARSVLQKAQTNLGYANIYSPIDGVIISKEVEEGQTVAASMSTPTLFTIAQDLTKMQVEANVDEADIGEVKNGQRVTFTVDAYPGIIFNGTVNQVRLGATTSSNVVTYTVVIVTDNTDLKLKPGLTATVTIFTKELKDILTIQAKALNFEMDEATLQKYYKENSLSSGKTQIKTSNEKTKYVWIKNKDGRLEQKPVTVGENDGVNIQVLSGLKEGEEVVYSMKSALVANTSDSSNNQSPFMPKRPGSNKSSQNKTKVKMGGPN is encoded by the coding sequence ATGAAAACAAATAAAACAAAAATAATTATCTTCACTCTCATACTTCTTGCTGGTATCTTTATTATATATAAATTTTTCTTTGCTAAAGATTCTTCTCCGGTAGTCGTTGAAACGGTCAAAATAAATAAAGGAGACGTAATTACGTCCGTTACTGCAACGGGAACCATAAACCCGGTAAATGAAGTTACTGTAGGTACTCAGGTATCCGGGATTATTGAAAAAATTTACGTGGATTATAATAGTCAGGTGACCAAAGGACAATTGTTGGCAGAGTTAGATAAAACTAATCTTATGGCTACTTTAACAGATGCTCAATCTTCCTATTCATCGGCAATCAATCAATTAAACTACCAACAGCAAAATTATAACCGTCAAAAAAATATGTATAATGCTCAGGTAATCAGTAAATCTGATTATGAAACAGCACAATACTCATTAACTAATGCCCGGGAGGCCGTTACACAAGCCCGTTCTGTATTACAAAAAGCACAAACCAATCTGGGATATGCTAATATTTATTCTCCTATAGACGGTGTAATTATCTCTAAAGAAGTTGAGGAAGGACAAACAGTTGCAGCTTCCATGAGTACTCCTACCCTTTTCACTATTGCTCAGGATTTAACCAAAATGCAGGTGGAAGCTAACGTTGACGAAGCTGATATTGGTGAAGTAAAAAACGGACAAAGAGTTACTTTTACTGTAGATGCCTACCCGGGAATAATTTTTAACGGTACGGTAAATCAGGTAAGGTTAGGAGCTACAACATCTTCCAACGTGGTTACCTATACTGTAGTTATTGTAACAGATAATACGGATTTAAAATTGAAACCCGGGCTTACAGCAACCGTTACTATTTTTACCAAAGAATTAAAAGATATTCTTACCATACAGGCTAAAGCTCTCAATTTTGAAATGGATGAAGCTACCTTGCAGAAATATTATAAAGAAAATAGCCTTTCATCAGGGAAAACACAAATTAAAACAAGTAACGAGAAAACTAAATATGTATGGATTAAAAATAAAGATGGTCGTCTTGAACAAAAACCAGTAACCGTAGGTGAAAACGATGGTGTAAATATCCAGGTTCTAAGCGGGCTGAAAGAAGGAGAAGAAGTAGTATACAGCATGAAATCTGCTTTAGTAGCTAACACTTCAGATTCAAGCAATAATCAAAGCCCATTTATGCCTAAACGTCCAGGCAGTAATAAAAGTTCACAAAACAAAACCAAGGTAAAAATGGGCGGACCAAATTAA
- a CDS encoding SDR family oxidoreductase: protein MILVTGGTGLLGSYILLQLAKINNSRIRVLVRAEASKNEILELFKLYEPESYNCLFNKIQWTEGDVLNLSSVEKALQGVSQVYHIAGKVSFNEHDRAELYKVNVEGTKNMVNLSIENNIDKFCFISSIATLDPMLGKTQIDEESEWNFKVHHSSYACSKYGAEMEVWRGSQEGLKVVIVHPGVILGSRNWKRSSGVLYEMVSKKQLLYTSGKTAYVDAWDVAAICIRLMNSPIYNQRYILISENVSYKKVFTLLRNYFNKSKPFKISDFWLGTIALIIRMITLNRVMSKSVVDALTSKTEYSNKKIVNELAYSFIPVEESLKIHAQNFVKYKNNKND from the coding sequence ATGATATTAGTAACAGGAGGAACAGGGCTTTTAGGCAGTTATATTTTATTGCAGTTAGCAAAAATAAATAATTCACGAATCAGGGTTTTGGTTCGTGCCGAAGCTTCCAAAAACGAAATTTTGGAATTATTTAAGCTTTATGAACCTGAAAGCTATAACTGCTTGTTCAATAAAATACAATGGACGGAAGGGGATGTATTAAACCTTTCTTCTGTAGAAAAAGCACTGCAGGGGGTATCTCAGGTTTATCATATAGCGGGTAAAGTTTCTTTTAATGAACATGATCGTGCTGAATTATACAAAGTTAATGTAGAAGGAACTAAAAATATGGTTAATTTATCCATTGAAAATAACATTGATAAATTTTGTTTTATCAGTTCCATTGCCACTTTAGACCCAATGTTAGGAAAAACTCAGATTGATGAAGAGTCTGAGTGGAATTTCAAAGTTCATCATTCTTCCTATGCCTGTTCAAAATATGGAGCTGAAATGGAGGTTTGGAGAGGGTCACAGGAAGGGTTAAAAGTTGTAATTGTACATCCCGGAGTGATATTAGGCTCCCGAAACTGGAAGAGAAGTAGTGGTGTTTTATATGAAATGGTTTCTAAAAAACAACTATTATATACCAGTGGTAAAACTGCCTATGTAGATGCCTGGGATGTTGCTGCAATTTGTATAAGACTTATGAATAGTCCGATATATAATCAAAGATATATTCTGATATCGGAAAATGTATCTTATAAAAAAGTGTTTACTCTTTTACGAAATTATTTTAATAAAAGTAAACCATTCAAAATTTCTGATTTTTGGCTGGGAACCATAGCACTTATTATCAGGATGATCACCTTGAATAGGGTAATGAGTAAATCTGTAGTAGATGCATTAACGTCGAAAACCGAATATTCAAACAAAAAAATTGTAAATGAACTGGCATATTCATTTATTCCGGTTGAGGAATCGCTTAAAATACATGCTCAAAATTTTGTAAAATATAAAAATAATAAGAATGACTGA
- a CDS encoding diphosphomevalonate/mevalonate 3,5-bisphosphate decarboxylase family protein, producing the protein MTESDFISTQPYTLLEEGEVKAQCSSNIALIKYWGKYEPQLPANPSISYTLTDSYTQTTVHFKKTHEFAVHVFLESVEQEEFSKKIKKYLSSIQKYIPFVENYEYTIHTHNSFPHSSGIASSASGFGAIAQCMMEISKKLGETMTEEYKIQKASFLARLGSGSACRSLYKGLAVWGRHPEIPESSDLYAVPYPFEIHPDFTTFQDTVLLIHEGVKEVSSTVGHGLMNNHPYAEARFNEAVKNLSELSVILQNGDLDAFGRLVEHEALTLHAMMMTSQPAFILMKTGTVAAIEKIWKFRKETKTHLFFTLDAGANLHLLYPEKEKGLISSFIKNDLVKYTENGNIILDKVLF; encoded by the coding sequence ATGACTGAATCTGATTTTATTTCAACTCAACCTTATACTCTTTTGGAAGAAGGAGAAGTAAAAGCTCAATGCAGCTCTAATATAGCCCTTATAAAATACTGGGGAAAATATGAACCCCAGCTTCCGGCTAATCCTTCGATAAGCTACACGCTTACCGACAGCTACACGCAAACCACAGTTCATTTTAAAAAAACGCATGAATTTGCGGTACATGTTTTTTTAGAAAGTGTTGAACAAGAAGAATTTTCAAAAAAAATTAAGAAATATCTTTCCTCTATTCAGAAATATATACCTTTTGTTGAAAATTATGAATATACCATTCATACGCATAATTCCTTTCCCCATAGCAGTGGAATTGCATCTTCAGCCTCAGGATTCGGTGCTATAGCCCAATGCATGATGGAAATAAGTAAAAAGCTTGGAGAAACAATGACGGAGGAGTATAAGATTCAGAAGGCTTCATTTCTGGCAAGATTAGGTTCCGGAAGTGCATGCAGATCTTTATATAAAGGATTAGCAGTTTGGGGCAGGCATCCGGAAATTCCTGAAAGTTCCGATTTATATGCCGTTCCCTATCCATTTGAGATCCATCCCGATTTTACTACTTTTCAGGATACTGTTTTGCTAATACATGAGGGGGTAAAAGAAGTCAGCAGTACCGTCGGACACGGATTAATGAACAACCATCCGTATGCAGAAGCCAGATTTAATGAAGCAGTAAAAAACCTTTCTGAGTTGTCTGTGATATTACAGAATGGAGATCTTGATGCATTTGGTCGCCTGGTTGAGCATGAAGCACTCACACTGCATGCCATGATGATGACCTCACAACCTGCCTTTATCTTAATGAAAACAGGAACTGTAGCGGCTATTGAAAAAATATGGAAATTCAGAAAAGAAACTAAAACCCACTTATTTTTTACCTTAGATGCCGGTGCTAATCTGCATCTTTTATACCCCGAAAAAGAAAAAGGTTTGATTTCGAGTTTCATAAAAAATGATTTGGTAAAATACACGGAAAACGGTAATATTATTTTAGATAAAGTGCTTTTTTAA